In a single window of the Elaeis guineensis isolate ETL-2024a chromosome 6, EG11, whole genome shotgun sequence genome:
- the LOC105046859 gene encoding reactive Intermediate Deaminase A, chloroplastic, with translation MAWSAARSVGAPAIDLRSLRARAPVAVGLCCVSLAGSRLWTSRSKPFACINAAISTNPTSVANADKKEVVQTEKAPAALGPYSQAIKANNLVFVSGVLGLVPETGKFVSDTIEEQTEQVLKNMGEILKASGASYSSVVKTTIMLADLKDFKTVNEIYAKYFSSPAPARSTYQVAALPMNARIEIECIAAL, from the exons ATGGCGTGGAGCGCTGCGAGGTCCGTGGGAGCGCCTGCCATCGACCTGCGATCGCTGCGCGCTCGGGCTCCGGTCGCAGTGGGTCTCTGCTGCGTCTCCCTCGCCGGCTCCCGCCTCTGGACGTCCCGCTCCAAGCCCTTCGCCTGCATCAACGCCGCCATCTCCACCAACCCTACCTCCGTCGCCAACGCCG ATAAAAAGGAGGTTGTGCAAACAGAAAAGGCGCCTGCAGCATTGGGGCCATATTCTCAGGCTATCAAAGCCAATAACCTTGTTTTTGTCTCTGGTGTTTTAGGTCTTGTTCCTGAG ACAGGAAAATTTGTCTCTGATACCATTGAGGAACAGACAGAGCAG GTTTTAAAGAATATGGGCGAAATATTAAAAGCGAGTGGTGCCAGCTACTCTTCAGTTGTTAAGACAACGATCAT GTTAGCAGACCTGAAGGATTTTAAAACAGTCAATGAGATATACGCTAAAT ATTTCTCATCTCCTGCCCCAGCGCGTTCCACTTACCAAGTAGCAGCGTTACCCATGAATGCT